In Candidatus Abyssobacteria bacterium SURF_5, the genomic stretch GAAAAACATTAGATTGACTGAAATTGGAGTGGGGTTGTGTCTTGAAAGGAGGGTGTTCAGATGAAGGGCATTCCCAGCAAAGCAGGCTCCATATTGCTATTTCTATTTGCGGCGATCGCCCTTACAAGCGGTCCCGCGTCAGCATCCGACAGTGATACTGCGCCATGCCCTTGTTGTACGAAAACGGCATCGGCCGCATACAAGGCATGCAACCACGAGATAAAGGATGATTTTGGGATCACTATCGGAAACTGCTTGAACCTCTCTGACCCGTATGGGAGGCATGTCTGCGTGCAGGCAGCCGCAGAAGCGTTTGCGGAGGCTGAAGAATTGTGTGGAGATCAGCGAGAAGCCCGATTGAAGATTTGTGAGAAACTGGGCGAAGCAGCTTACGATCCGGCAATTCACCCGGAGGATTTTATCGACTTCGATGCGGTCATCAATGGCGGACAAAGCTTTACGCCCAACCCCCATTTCCCTCTCACTCCGGGAACAATCTGGGAATATATTGCGATCGACGCCGAGGGAACTCCTCTTGAAAGAATCCTGGTCGAGGTTCTGTTCGAGGTGAAGGAGATTCTAGGTGTCAACTGCATCGTCGTCCATGATAGGGTCTGGGAAATCGATGAAGAATTCGAAGAGGTATTAATCGAAGACACGCGTGACTGGTATGCTCAGGATAAATGCGGCAATGTCTGGTATTTCGGCGAATTAGCGATGAATTTCGAGGATGGCGAACTGAAGGACATCGAGGGCTCGTGGGAAGCGGGAGAGGACTTTGCCAAGCCGGGTTACATCATGCTGGCAAATCCACAACCGGGAGACGCCTATCGCCAGGAATTTGCCCTTGGCGACGCCGAAGACGTGGCCGCAGTGAAGAGCAGAGATGAAGAAACGGTAAGCGTCCCGTTCGGCACATTCTCTGAGGATGTTCTGGAAACATTAGACTTCAACCCTTTAGAACCCGATGTCATAGAATTCAAATATTATGCCCCTGGTGTGGGCACGGTGCTTGAAGTAAATCCGGAGGATGAAGAGCGCGTTGAGCTCGTCAACATGGTCACTCCCTGAGGGAAAAGAAACCAGGGGGTCACCCATCCTTCACCATTTTTGCCTTTTTGCCTTTACCGTCTGCCACCAATGACGTAGTTGTTGACAAATTCGTTACAAAGCACCTAACGAGTTCTTTGACCGCGACTTATACGAATTACTCGAACCCTTGAAACCGGATGAAGATGTTCCATCCGCAGTGATACAGACGGGAAGCCCGCAGAGCAGGTCATCGGGTTCGTCTTTCAACGGCTCTCAGATGTGGCAGGAGAGCAAAACGGGCATCAGGCGGAATCTTTGGAAAGTTCTGCGATTGCCTTTTCGAGGTCGCTTCCGATGTTCCTTCTGTTTTACGAAGATGTGGCCTCCGAGCGCGAACTCATGGCCACCCTGCCGGAGCAAATGGACTGGCTGAGAGATGATTTCTTCTTTCCGGAACCTTCCTTTTCGAGCTAAATCAAGGCCCGCCTTTTTTTCCACGCTCATTCTGCTACAATAGGAGTTGGAGAACGTTCTCCATTTGTATCTTCTGGGGGGGCCGGTTCCCGGTGCGTGAAAGAAATCGTATTGTTATCCTTGCGGCCGTCATGGCGCTCGTTGTCATATTTGCAGTGTGGATGACCGCGGTTACGCTCTATCAGGTTGCCCTCAATGGGCAAAGAGAGCGCCTGAGAGAGGCCGTGCAGAGTCGGGCGCGCCTGATGGGGGCGCTTGTCGACGAGGAGGCGCGGGGCGGAGGAGGAACAGACCTTGGCTCCGACGAAGGCCTGCTCGACGCTCTGAAAATCGTCACGAGGGCTCACGCCAATTTCAAGGGCTTCGGAGATACCGGCGAATTCACCCTCGGCAAACGCGAGGGCGAAAATATCGTCTTTCTCCTGCGCCACCGGCATCATGATCTGGACAAACCTCTTCCCATTCCGATTTCGTCGAACCTCGGCGAACCAATGCGCAGGGCTCTGCTTGGCCAATCGGGAACCGACATCCTCATCGATTATCGGGGGAAACGAGTGCTCGCGGCATACGAGCCGGTGCCGGAATTAGGTTGGGGACTGGTCGCCAAAATAGATTTGACGGAAGTGAGAAGACCGTTCCTGCGGGCGGGGCTGCTGGTCGGAACGTGCAGCCTGGTGTTGATTGCTGTGGGAAGCATCTTGTTCCTTCGTATCGGGAATCCAATTGTCCGGCGTCTCGAAGAAAATGAACGGAAGTATCGCATCCTGTCCGAAGACCTGGACAAAGAGGTCAAGCGGAAAGTGGCCGAATTGCAGCAGGCCGAGCGCATGGCGGCGATCGGGAGAATGGTGGCGGTGGTGTCGCATGAAGCGCGAAATCCGCTTCAACATATCCGATTGGGCGTTGAGACATTGCAAATCCACATGGGGGACGATACGGACAAGATGGAAATCATCGAGGAAATCCAGCACGGCGTCACCCTCCTCGACAAGATAATAAGCGATTTGTTGGAATATTCCCGGCACGTGAGCCTGACGTTATCGCCGGTGCAGTATGGCGCGCTGGTGAGGAAAGTCGTTTCCATGCTATCTCACAAAACCGATAATGTCGCCGTGCATGTCGAACTTGAGCAAGAAGAAAGGGAGATCGTCGTTGATCCGGTCAAATTGAGTCAGGTTCTCGTCAACGTTCTCTCCAATGGCATCGAGGCACTTAACAACAGCGGGAACATTTGGATATCATCAAATTTCTTTGAGCGCGAAGGCTCCGAGTGTCTGGATCTCTCCGTATCTGACGACGGCCCCGGCATGTCTGAAGAGACCTTGAATCGAATCGGAGAACCGTTCTTCACCACCAAGATCCTGGGCACAGGATTGGGGATTGCCATCAGCAAAAAAATAATCGATGCCCATGGCGGCAGCCTCAACGTGCGCAGCAAACCGGGAGACGGGACCACCGTCGTGATAACTCTGCCGATTCGATCTGATGAAACAACCAAGGCCCAGGCCGAAAAAGTCAGCCTACCATAAAGTCTTCCCCCTTCTTCCACCGCATAGAAAATAATCGCAACAGAATTCGTCCAACAACGACAAGGGCTGCCAGTCGAAGGTCTTTCCCATTTTTGCACCGATTAAACGCGGTGTGATACACTCGGGCTAAAAAGCCAACATCAGAAGAATGCGAATGACTCGAACCCTGCCACAGCAGAAGATAGGCCGCATTGGGACCGGTTTAACTCGGGCCGGAGCCAGAGGACTGACATGGGCTGGTCGTGCGGATGCCAAAAGACAGGTCAACAAAATCTGTGCCTGAATCGGAGGATACAATGGGAAAGGATCGCGAGCTCGATTTCATATTAAAGGGCGGGCAGGTTTTTGACGGCGCGGGCAATCCCTCGACGCTGATGGATATAGGAATCAGCGGCAAGAAGATAAAGCGGATGGGCGCACTGGCGGGAGCGGCGGCGCGCGAGACTATCGATTGCGCCGGCCTCGCGGTCTGTCCCGGTTTCATCGACATGCACAGCCATTCGGACCTGATGATCTTCGTCGAACCGGAGGCGACGGCGAAGGTGATGCAAGGTGTGACAACCGAGGTGCTCGGGCAGGACGGCCAATCGGTCGCGCCGATCAAGGACGAGCACAAGGCCGATTGGCGGCGCCACCTTTCGGGCCTGCTCGGAGACGCCGGCGTCGAATGGGACTGGAACTCGTTCGGCGAATATCTGTCCGCGCTGGAGAAGGTGAGGCCGGCCACGAACCTGGTTTCGCTCGTTCCGCACGGCTCGCTCCGGCTGTGGGTGATGGGAATGGCCAATCGCAAAGCATCTGCCGAGGAACTCAAGCAGATGAAGCTGCTTCTGCGCGAGAGCCTCGAGGACGGAGCGGCCGGCATGTCAACCGGTCTCATTTACCCGCCGTGCCCGTACGCGGACCTGACCGAACTCGCCGAATTGTGCAACGTCCTGAAGGAGCGCGGAAAATTCTTTGTGGTGCATGTCCGGAACGAAGACTCCGCGGTGATGGAATCAATGGAGGAGATGTTCGAGGTGGCGCGGCTGTCCGGCGCGCCCGTCCACATCTCACATCTGAAGGTCGCCGGCAAACCGCAGCACGGGCGCGCGGGCGAGCTGCTCGAGAAGATAAACCGCGCGCGCAGCGAGGGTCTCGAGATAACCTTCGATCAGTATCCGTACACGGCGGGAAGCACCATGCTTTTTGCTCTGCTGCCGGAATGGCTGCAGGACGGCGGCTCGGAGCGGATGGTCGAGCGCCTGAAGGAGCCGCAGGTGCGCCAGCGTATCGTCGAGGAGATGGCCGCCCGCACTTCCTCGAGCGGGGTCGCCCCGAGCGACATCCGCGTCTCGGCGGTCGCCACCGAGAAAAACAAGCATCTCGAGGGCAAAAACCTGTTCGAGCTGGCCGAGGCGGTGGACGAGCCCTTCATCGACGCCATTTGCGATCTGCTCATCGAGGAACAGTTGGCGGTCTCGATGATTATCTTCGTCTCCGATGAGGCGGACGTAAGGACAATCATGCGGCATCCCGCGCAAATCGTGTGCACCGACGGGCTGCTCGGCGGGAGACCGCACCCGCGCGTGTACGGCGCGTTCCCGCGCATCCTCGGCAGATACTGCCGCGACGAGAAACTGCTCACCCTCGCGGAGGCGATCAGGAAAATGACTTCCGCACCGGCTCATCGGCTCGGCCTGTCCGGACGCGGCTTGCTGAGAGAGGGATATCATGCCGACGTTGTCGTCTTCAATCCGGATACGATCATCGATACCGCAACCTACGAAGAGCCGAGGCAGGCGCCAATCGGGATCGAGCACGTCTTCATCAATGGAAAACATGCGGTGGCCGCGGGCAAGCAGACAGGCTCACGATCCGGCAAGGTCTTGCGCGTTTAGCGAGTACGGATCAGCCGCGCTCTTCGGAAGAAGCCTCTTTCGATTTCACGAAATGCTTGGCCACGACTTTCCCGTTCAGAAACTGGATGGAGATGACGCCGTCATCGCCTTCCCACGTGGACGTGCCGCCGGAAAATTCTCCGATGCTCACGCCCGATGTCTCCGTCGGCTCGCCAAGTATCTTGTAGACCTCCGCCTGTGTCATATCCGTCTGGATCTTTTCGAAATTCGCTTGTGTTATCTTCGAGCCACAAGCAATAGAGAACAGAACCAGCACGATGAGCACCAAACGAGATTTTCTGATCATGCAGCACCTCCCGATGACTGGAACGCACCTTTGAAAGGCAGGTTGACGGATTATTATACAGCAGCTCCTGCGGCTTTTCCCGAAAAAATCTTTTCAACCCGGCGCGGCGGCGGGGAAGCCGTCGGGGTTCTTCGCACCTGCGCACCTGCCTGGTTTGGGAGCAAGGGCCCTGCAGGCCGGAATTTCATCGAAATTGCAGATTCCACGGATTTTGTACAAGATATTTATGGAAGATGTTTACTACATCCGACGGATAGATCGGATGGCACGATAAACAGATCCCGAAATGGGAGGCAACATAAAATGAAGACATCGGTCACAAAGAAGCGAATCGTTAATGGCGTTGACGTTGATAAGCTGTTCGATACAATCGAAGCCATCAAGGAGACGCCGTCATTCGCGAAATTCAAGTTTCGCGCGAACAATAAATGGATCAACGCGGGCCACAACCATACAACCATTAAGGATTTTTTTGGCGTACAGAAAGATATTCAGCATGAAAAGCCATTCGAGCTGGATGCGGGCGAGCATCCCGTTCTCCTCAGCGAGGACGAGGGGCCGAATCCCGTCGAGTACTTGCTGACGGCATTGGCCGGGTGTCTGACATCGGCACTGGTGTATCATGCGGCCGCCAAAGGAATAGAAATCCGAGGAGTGCGGTCAAGGCTCGAGGGCGATATCGACCTCAGGGGCTTCCTTGGAATATCGCCCAATGTCAAAGTCGGTTACGAGAATATTCGCGTCTTTTTCGATATCGATGCCGACATTTCCGACGAGCAAAGGGATGAACTCATCCGAATGGCGCAGAAATTCTCGCCGGTTTTCAACACCGTTTTTCACGAGACACCGGTGGAGGTGAAACTGGAGAAGTAGGAAAATATACGCGGGAGAGTTAAAGTCCTTCGGGATTGTCCCCTCACCAAAGACCTTTCCACTCCAGAGAGCGGAGTAAAGACGCCTTCAGGATAACCTGTAAATGAGAGCCCTTGATGATGATGCACGGACATCGAAGCCCGACGATGACTCTTATTAAAGGAAGGCAATGAATGGTGGCACAGGCTTCGGCTTATGGCGTTAAGAGCCTCGTAGAGTGAGAACAAAAGATTTGTAAACCAGCTGCATGGAAATGCTTCCGGCGGCGTGCTGCATGCGCCGCCGGATTTTTTTCCGGAAATCCGCCACCCGCCGACGGCTGCGCGTCCATAATCGGATTTTTTTCTTTTTCTCTATTGACAGAATGCGCGGCAAGTGATATAATGTTGGGCGTCCAACAAATATTATAATGTGTTAATATAAAAAGAGTTATGGCTAAAAGAGATGTAGCGAAGCAGCGGCGAAAACAGATCATTTCCGGCTTGTATGATTGCCTCGCACATAAGGGACATGAAGAGGTAAGCATCCGCGATATTGCCAGGGCGGCCAATGTCAGCTACGGCGCTTTGCACTATTATTTCTGCGATAAAAAAGAGATAACGCTTGCCTTCGTCGATGATTTCGTCCGGCGCCAGGAGGAAAAATTCGAGGGGCTTGCTTCATCCGTCTGCTCCTGGGAGCGCCTCCGCATTATGATCGAGACAGCCACGCAGGAGCTTGTCTTTAACGAGCGGACAGCGCGCGTGTTTCTGAATCTGTATCATACCGGCTGCACGGACGATGAGGTTCGGAAGATATTGTTGAATTCCTATAAGCGTTTTCGAAAGGCAGTGCAAGGAGTTATCGAATACGGCATCTCGCGGGGAGAATTCGCCGAAGTCGACCCGAAACAGGCGGCTCTGTTGATCGTATGCGCTCTCGAGGGGTTGTATCTGCAGGTGGCGATGGACCGGTCAATTTGTGAAAAGGCGGCCGCAGACAAGCTTCTCTTCGAGACTATTGGAGTTCATCTGAATCCGCGCGGCCGGAGCATGTAGTAATTTTGGATTTTGGATTTTGGATTGAAAAGACAGAGGGATTGGGTGCTTTGCTGTCACACCTTAGGGCTCACTCTTTTGATCTTTCGCGGCACGTCGTTTGCGGGCGAGAATCACGGTTAAACACAGGGATTTTAGAAGTCTCTGGAATAGAGGATCATGTTTGAAAGGGAGGAATCGAAATGGCTTTGAAATTGACGCCCGAGACAGGTTATGAGCTCTATGGGCCGGACCCCAAATTTCCCGATGTTCCCTATGCTGAATGGAAGTCGCGAATTGACAGGGTGCGCAAGCTGATGCGCGCGGCGAACATGGACCTTCTCATGCTGTGGAGCAAACAGAATTGCCATTATTTTGCGTCGTTCACTTCCACGCATTGGCACCTGCCCAGCATCCAGACCCTGGTCGCCTTGATCCCGATCGAAGGCGATCCTCTCGTCGTCACGGGCGAATTTTTCCGGTGGACGGTTGAAGGGCAGAGCTGGATTCGCGACATCAGGACGCAGCAGGACGTGCACCAGGTAAGCTCCGAGCGCCAGTTTCCGCGCGACGTCGCCGAAGCCGTCAAGGACATCGGTTACGGGAAAGCAAGGATCGGCCTCGAGATGGGCGAACTCGGGCACACGTGGATTCCCCGCCCCCTGAACGATATCCACGCCCTGATGGACGCGCTGCCGGACGCGAAATTCATTGACGGCGACCGGGTCATCTGGGGCTGCCGCATGATCAAGTCTCCCCTCGAGATAGATCGTCTCGCGACCGCCGCCAGGATCCACAAGCAAGCGATGTCAACAGTCGTCGAGAAGTATCGGCCCGGCATGACCGAGCATGAGGTCGGCAAGATATTCATCTGCGCGGGATATGAGCAGGGCGCCGATTGGGTGAAGAGCGGGCACATCATGTGCGGGTCTGATCGCGA encodes the following:
- a CDS encoding OsmC family peroxiredoxin — encoded protein: MKTSVTKKRIVNGVDVDKLFDTIEAIKETPSFAKFKFRANNKWINAGHNHTTIKDFFGVQKDIQHEKPFELDAGEHPVLLSEDEGPNPVEYLLTALAGCLTSALVYHAAAKGIEIRGVRSRLEGDIDLRGFLGISPNVKVGYENIRVFFDIDADISDEQRDELIRMAQKFSPVFNTVFHETPVEVKLEK
- the bamE gene encoding outer membrane protein assembly factor BamE; the encoded protein is MIRKSRLVLIVLVLFSIACGSKITQANFEKIQTDMTQAEVYKILGEPTETSGVSIGEFSGGTSTWEGDDGVISIQFLNGKVVAKHFVKSKEASSEERG
- a CDS encoding TetR/AcrR family transcriptional regulator, whose protein sequence is MAKRDVAKQRRKQIISGLYDCLAHKGHEEVSIRDIARAANVSYGALHYYFCDKKEITLAFVDDFVRRQEEKFEGLASSVCSWERLRIMIETATQELVFNERTARVFLNLYHTGCTDDEVRKILLNSYKRFRKAVQGVIEYGISRGEFAEVDPKQAALLIVCALEGLYLQVAMDRSICEKAAADKLLFETIGVHLNPRGRSM
- a CDS encoding D-aminoacylase, coding for MGKDRELDFILKGGQVFDGAGNPSTLMDIGISGKKIKRMGALAGAAARETIDCAGLAVCPGFIDMHSHSDLMIFVEPEATAKVMQGVTTEVLGQDGQSVAPIKDEHKADWRRHLSGLLGDAGVEWDWNSFGEYLSALEKVRPATNLVSLVPHGSLRLWVMGMANRKASAEELKQMKLLLRESLEDGAAGMSTGLIYPPCPYADLTELAELCNVLKERGKFFVVHVRNEDSAVMESMEEMFEVARLSGAPVHISHLKVAGKPQHGRAGELLEKINRARSEGLEITFDQYPYTAGSTMLFALLPEWLQDGGSERMVERLKEPQVRQRIVEEMAARTSSSGVAPSDIRVSAVATEKNKHLEGKNLFELAEAVDEPFIDAICDLLIEEQLAVSMIIFVSDEADVRTIMRHPAQIVCTDGLLGGRPHPRVYGAFPRILGRYCRDEKLLTLAEAIRKMTSAPAHRLGLSGRGLLREGYHADVVVFNPDTIIDTATYEEPRQAPIGIEHVFINGKHAVAAGKQTGSRSGKVLRV
- a CDS encoding aminopeptidase P family protein; protein product: MALKLTPETGYELYGPDPKFPDVPYAEWKSRIDRVRKLMRAANMDLLMLWSKQNCHYFASFTSTHWHLPSIQTLVALIPIEGDPLVVTGEFFRWTVEGQSWIRDIRTQQDVHQVSSERQFPRDVAEAVKDIGYGKARIGLEMGELGHTWIPRPLNDIHALMDALPDAKFIDGDRVIWGCRMIKSPLEIDRLATAARIHKQAMSTVVEKYRPGMTEHEVGKIFICAGYEQGADWVKSGHIMCGSDREGMWDTGHHFDGCTINRGDYLSMDISVSYKGYWADMGRMINVGPPTETWKNYWDTIGRGFEAATKTARPGIKAKEVWKAVNDVIQDGGLMTFEMYGHGIGLDVQEPPVLGATDETILEPGMTFEVESLGASALRRFGGEGVFQYENLVVITDNGCSTVMGLPHHIYQTSYC